A genomic stretch from Telmatocola sphagniphila includes:
- a CDS encoding menaquinone biosynthetic enzyme MqnA/MqnD family protein: MIRVGSVNYLNAKPLIEGFAALAPQAELVLDLPSRIADQLHRKELDVALVPVVEFFRGTRYKIIPDISIASHGPVLSVTLFSRKPWDQINSVALDIGSRSSAALTQILLRKRYYRQITLEPLSMTSDPENSTADAVLLIGDRAMRACLPGFDFAYDLGEEWTRWQELPFVYAVWAVREGVDLEGVDEALRQAKELGRTRAGWIAQREAEDLGLDPGYCRRYLTNIIHYDLGKQELAGLQQYYQLATELGLAPEGVQIEYYHPKNSVESRRR, from the coding sequence ATGATTCGCGTGGGATCCGTTAATTATCTGAATGCCAAGCCGCTGATCGAAGGATTTGCCGCGCTGGCGCCTCAGGCCGAATTGGTACTCGATCTTCCCAGTCGCATCGCCGATCAGTTGCATCGCAAAGAGCTCGATGTGGCGCTGGTTCCAGTCGTGGAATTCTTCCGTGGCACCCGCTATAAGATCATCCCCGATATCTCGATCGCTTCGCATGGTCCCGTGTTGAGTGTGACGCTTTTTTCCCGGAAACCCTGGGATCAGATCAATTCCGTTGCCCTCGACATCGGCTCCCGAAGCAGTGCCGCCCTGACCCAGATTCTCCTTCGCAAACGCTACTACCGCCAGATTACTCTCGAACCGCTGTCGATGACTTCGGACCCGGAAAATTCGACGGCCGATGCCGTGCTGCTGATTGGGGATCGGGCGATGCGGGCCTGTCTGCCAGGTTTCGATTTCGCTTATGACCTGGGCGAGGAATGGACGCGCTGGCAGGAATTGCCGTTCGTCTACGCGGTTTGGGCCGTGCGCGAAGGGGTCGATCTGGAAGGCGTGGACGAGGCTCTAAGGCAAGCAAAAGAACTGGGCCGCACGCGCGCCGGCTGGATTGCTCAACGGGAAGCGGAAGATCTGGGATTGGACCCCGGGTATTGCCGGCGTTATCTGACGAATATCATCCACTATGACTTGGGTAAACAGGAACTCGCGGGACTGCAGCAGTATTACCAGCTGGCTACCGAGCTGGGACTAGCCCCGGAAGGAGTGCAAATTGAATACTACCATCCAAAGAATTCTGTCGAAAGCCGCCGACGGTGA
- the mqnC gene encoding cyclic dehypoxanthinyl futalosine synthase, with protein MNTTIQRILSKAADGERISFEEGVQLFDCQDLHALGRVAHQITTRLHPEPYRTYNIDRNINYTNVCAAVCDFCAFYRKSADEDAYVLSREELYRKFEETIALGGDQVLMQGGMHPSLKLEWYEELLRDLKSRYPQVNLHAFSPPEIWHFHKINKLPLKTVLERLKAAGLGSLPGGGGEILVDRVRKELTKGKALTQEWLEVNRQWHLLGGRSTCTMMFGHIETLAERVEHLDVLRKLQDETKGFTAFICWTMQPGHKMAHFPAHGSFDYLKTQAISRIYLDNIPNIQSSWVTQGLKIGQVALFYGANDMGSLMIEENVVASAGTVHYLTLDQIKNAIREAGYIPRQRNVFYEYIDEKPRANIAPAPADSGLSLPVVA; from the coding sequence TTGAATACTACCATCCAAAGAATTCTGTCGAAAGCCGCCGACGGTGAACGGATCTCGTTCGAAGAAGGCGTGCAGTTGTTCGACTGCCAGGATCTTCACGCGCTCGGCCGGGTGGCTCATCAGATTACCACCCGATTGCACCCCGAACCCTATCGCACCTACAACATCGACCGCAATATCAACTACACCAACGTGTGCGCGGCCGTATGCGACTTCTGCGCGTTCTATCGAAAAAGCGCGGATGAAGACGCTTATGTCCTCAGCCGTGAAGAACTCTACAGGAAATTCGAAGAGACCATCGCTCTGGGCGGCGATCAGGTTCTGATGCAGGGCGGCATGCACCCCAGCCTGAAGCTGGAATGGTACGAAGAATTGCTGCGGGATCTGAAGAGCCGTTATCCGCAGGTCAATCTGCATGCCTTCAGCCCACCGGAGATCTGGCACTTTCACAAGATCAACAAGTTGCCGTTAAAAACCGTTCTGGAACGATTGAAAGCCGCTGGTCTCGGTAGTCTTCCGGGCGGCGGCGGCGAAATCCTGGTCGATCGCGTCCGCAAGGAATTGACCAAAGGCAAAGCCTTAACGCAGGAATGGTTGGAAGTAAACCGCCAGTGGCACCTCTTGGGTGGCCGTTCGACTTGCACCATGATGTTCGGACATATTGAGACTTTGGCCGAGCGGGTCGAGCATTTGGATGTGCTGCGAAAACTGCAGGATGAGACCAAAGGCTTCACCGCTTTTATCTGTTGGACGATGCAGCCGGGACACAAGATGGCACACTTCCCGGCCCACGGCTCCTTCGATTATCTAAAGACGCAGGCGATTTCGCGAATCTATCTCGATAACATCCCGAACATTCAATCGAGTTGGGTGACGCAGGGGCTCAAGATCGGTCAGGTAGCTCTGTTCTATGGGGCTAACGACATGGGCTCGTTGATGATCGAGGAGAACGTCGTCGCCTCGGCCGGAACGGTCCACTATCTGACGCTGGATCAGATTAAGAATGCGATTCGGGAAGCGGGATATATTCCCCGCCAGAGAAATGTGTTTTACGAGTACATCGACGAGAAGCCGCGGGCGAATATTGCCCCGGCCCCAGCGGACAGCGGTCTGTCGCTGCCCGTGGTAGCCTAG